In Pseudomonas sp. MYb327, one DNA window encodes the following:
- a CDS encoding diguanylate cyclase, translating to MTVRRTSHPSGSAGRPEILVILGSCLTVIAILSIVAFLLIREHANAQQTATRSATTIAELIDADVLRTVELYDLTLQGLIAAAQRDDLKQVSAQIRHLVLFDRSTTARYKGDILLLDKHGEVLADSSLIEPKSGHFADRDFFLAHTQNRDTGMFISRPFKPRCDCAYSDEWQISFSRRIASATGEFLGVAVASMRLAYFDQLFNSLDIGIGSTLAIINDDGILLAQKPFLEDNSLGKSFADRPNVARLLREGSGSFDGVSSVDQQRRLYTFSRVGNLPLTVIVALSGNEVFAAWKRTAIVISGATGVLCIGLLWLTWLLCRELRLRHHAEQELSQLAATDALTGVANRRTLDQTLRHEWFRAQRSGKPMSVLMIDADHFKAFNDRHGHQGGDEALRSLADVITANVHRPADLVARYGGEEFSVILAETDSKGAQTIAEHIRAQVEQLPLAEGDEMPMTVSIGISTWTTASDISLEQLLFDADKALYQAKERGRNRVVTA from the coding sequence ATGACCGTACGCCGCACTTCACATCCTTCAGGCAGCGCCGGGCGGCCTGAGATCCTGGTGATCCTCGGCAGTTGCCTGACGGTTATCGCGATTCTCAGCATCGTGGCTTTTCTGCTCATCCGCGAACACGCCAACGCCCAACAGACCGCCACACGTAGCGCCACCACCATCGCGGAGTTGATCGACGCCGATGTGCTACGCACGGTGGAACTCTATGACCTGACCCTGCAAGGCCTGATCGCCGCCGCGCAAAGGGACGACCTGAAGCAGGTATCAGCGCAAATCCGCCACCTGGTGCTCTTTGACCGCTCTACCACGGCACGCTACAAGGGCGACATTCTATTGCTCGACAAACACGGTGAAGTGCTCGCCGACTCGTCGTTGATCGAACCCAAATCAGGCCATTTCGCGGATCGCGATTTTTTCCTCGCCCATACCCAAAACCGTGACACCGGCATGTTCATCAGCCGTCCGTTCAAGCCGCGTTGCGACTGCGCCTACAGCGACGAATGGCAAATCAGTTTCAGCCGACGCATTGCCTCGGCTACGGGTGAGTTTCTTGGGGTAGCGGTGGCCTCGATGCGCCTGGCTTACTTTGACCAGCTGTTCAACAGCCTGGATATCGGCATCGGCAGCACACTAGCGATCATCAACGATGACGGCATCTTGTTGGCGCAGAAACCGTTTCTGGAAGACAACTCGCTGGGCAAAAGCTTTGCCGACCGCCCAAACGTCGCGCGCTTGCTGCGCGAAGGCAGCGGCAGCTTCGATGGCGTGTCCAGCGTCGACCAGCAGCGTCGTTTGTATACCTTCAGCCGGGTTGGAAACTTGCCGCTCACCGTTATTGTCGCCCTCTCCGGCAACGAGGTTTTCGCCGCCTGGAAGCGCACGGCAATCGTGATCAGCGGTGCCACCGGCGTCTTGTGCATCGGCCTGCTATGGCTGACCTGGCTGCTCTGCCGTGAACTGCGCCTGCGCCACCACGCCGAACAGGAACTGTCGCAACTGGCCGCCACCGACGCCTTGACCGGTGTCGCCAACCGCCGAACGCTTGATCAGACGCTGCGCCATGAGTGGTTCCGTGCGCAGCGTTCCGGAAAACCAATGTCGGTGTTGATGATCGATGCCGATCACTTCAAAGCCTTCAATGACCGCCATGGTCATCAGGGCGGCGACGAGGCCCTGCGTTCACTGGCCGACGTCATCACCGCCAATGTCCACCGCCCGGCGGATCTGGTGGCCCGCTATGGCGGCGAGGAATTTTCGGTGATCCTCGCCGAAACCGACAGCAAGGGGGCGCAGACGATTGCCGAACATATCCGGGCGCAGGTAGAACAGCTGCCGTTGGCGGAGGGCGATGAAATGCCGATGACGGTCAGCATCGGGATCAGTACCTGGACAACGGCGAGCGATATCAGCCTGGAACAACTGTTGTTTGACGCGGACAAGGCGCTGTACCAAGCCAAGGAACGGGGGCGGAACCGGGTGGTGACGGCTTGA
- the ftsA gene encoding cell division protein FtsA — MANVQSGKMIVGLDIGTSKVVALVGEVADDGTLEIVGIGTHPSRGLKKGVVVNIESTVQSIQRAIEEAQLMAGCRIHSAFVGVAGNHIRSLNSHGIVAIRDREVSSADLERVLDAAQAVAIPADQRVLHTLPQDYVIDNQEGVREPLGMSGVRLEAKVHVVTCAVNAAQNIEKCVRRCGLEIDDIILEQLASAYSVLTDDEKELGVCLVDIGGGTTDIAIFTEGAIRHTAVIPIAGDQVTNDIAMALRTPTQYAEEIKIRYACALAKLAGAGETIKVPSVGDRPPRELSRQALAEVVEPRYDELFTLIQAELRRSGYEDLIPAGIVLTGGTAKMEGATELAEEIFHMPVRLGVPHGVKGLDDVVRNPIYSTGVGLLMYGLQKQSDGISFSGIGSRDSYSNEEPKGALLDRIKSWVQGNF; from the coding sequence ATGGCAAACGTGCAAAGCGGCAAAATGATCGTCGGTCTCGATATCGGCACCTCCAAGGTGGTGGCGCTGGTAGGCGAGGTTGCGGACGACGGCACGCTGGAAATCGTCGGGATCGGTACCCATCCGTCCCGTGGCCTGAAGAAAGGCGTGGTGGTCAACATTGAGTCCACCGTGCAGTCGATCCAGCGCGCGATCGAAGAAGCGCAGCTGATGGCTGGCTGCCGTATCCACTCGGCGTTTGTCGGCGTGGCCGGTAACCACATCCGCAGCCTGAACTCCCACGGCATCGTGGCGATTCGTGATCGCGAAGTCAGCTCCGCCGACCTTGAGCGCGTCCTCGACGCCGCCCAGGCCGTGGCGATCCCGGCTGATCAGCGCGTGCTGCACACCCTGCCGCAGGATTATGTGATCGATAACCAGGAAGGCGTCCGCGAGCCCCTGGGCATGTCCGGCGTTCGTCTGGAAGCCAAGGTTCACGTGGTCACCTGCGCCGTCAACGCCGCACAGAACATTGAAAAATGCGTGCGTCGCTGCGGCCTGGAAATCGACGACATCATCCTTGAGCAACTGGCGTCCGCGTATTCGGTACTGACCGACGACGAGAAAGAGCTGGGCGTGTGCCTGGTGGACATCGGCGGCGGTACCACCGACATCGCGATCTTCACCGAAGGCGCGATCCGTCATACCGCGGTGATCCCGATTGCCGGCGATCAGGTGACCAACGACATCGCCATGGCGTTGCGCACCCCGACCCAGTACGCCGAAGAAATCAAGATCCGCTACGCCTGCGCCCTGGCAAAACTGGCCGGTGCCGGCGAAACCATCAAGGTGCCAAGCGTTGGCGACCGTCCACCGCGCGAACTATCCCGTCAGGCCCTGGCCGAAGTGGTCGAGCCGCGTTACGACGAACTGTTCACGCTGATTCAGGCCGAACTGCGTCGCAGCGGCTACGAAGACCTGATCCCGGCCGGCATCGTCCTGACCGGCGGTACGGCGAAGATGGAAGGCGCCACGGAGCTGGCCGAGGAAATCTTCCACATGCCGGTGCGCCTGGGCGTTCCGCATGGTGTGAAAGGCCTGGATGATGTGGTCCGCAACCCGATTTATTCCACAGGCGTTGGCCTGTTGATGTACGGCCTGCAGAAGCAATCCGACGGCATTTCGTTCTCGGGTATCGGCAGCCGCGACAGCTACAGCAACGAAGAGCCGAAAGGCGCCTTGCTCGATCGTATCAAGAGCTGGGTCCAGGGCAATTTTTAA
- a CDS encoding OprD family porin: MRFPNRFNPMFVAIAATMAASAHAADDSTATGFIQGSSLDLNARNYYMNRNRLQQADDNIEWGQGFLGIFESGYTEGTVGFGVDAHAMLGLKLDGGGGTDNSSILPVSDGNGKAPGSFSTAGGTLKIRAFDTELKAGDLFLANPVIAGGETRMLPQTFRGVSLTNHSFDGVLIEGGQASFTKPYNQSGHTRISTSYGTLRDGEDSRHLNWAGMAWSALPGLTSSLYAAELKDIWNQYYYDLDYTYALNDLVSLNPGVHFYHTQDTGDALLGHIDNNTYSLHFTVGVGNHSVTAAYQRVNGNTPFDYISQGDSIFLDNSQQYSDFNGPNERSWKFKYAYDFTGLGLPGLTSVLSYSRGELDLTKVDPDSPGYAAWYSADGKNARHWERDIDLKYVIQSGQAKNLALRLQWATNRGGNGYGALDQDTDEYRVIVDYPINVF; encoded by the coding sequence GTGCGTTTTCCAAACCGCTTCAACCCGATGTTCGTTGCAATCGCTGCAACGATGGCCGCCAGTGCTCACGCCGCCGATGATTCGACCGCCACGGGATTCATCCAAGGTTCCAGCCTCGATCTCAACGCCCGTAACTACTACATGAACCGCAATCGCTTGCAGCAGGCGGACGACAACATTGAATGGGGCCAAGGTTTTCTCGGCATCTTCGAATCGGGATACACCGAAGGGACCGTCGGGTTCGGCGTCGATGCCCATGCCATGCTCGGCCTCAAGCTCGATGGCGGTGGCGGGACGGATAACTCAAGCATCCTGCCGGTCAGCGATGGCAACGGCAAAGCGCCGGGCTCGTTCTCGACCGCAGGCGGGACATTGAAAATACGTGCCTTCGATACCGAGCTGAAGGCCGGCGACTTGTTTCTCGCCAACCCGGTCATTGCCGGTGGCGAAACCCGCATGCTGCCCCAGACCTTTCGCGGGGTCAGCCTGACCAACCACAGCTTCGACGGCGTACTCATCGAAGGCGGCCAGGCCAGTTTCACCAAGCCGTACAACCAGAGCGGCCATACGCGCATCAGCACGTCCTACGGCACCTTGCGAGACGGCGAGGACAGCCGGCACCTGAACTGGGCCGGCATGGCCTGGAGCGCTCTGCCGGGCCTGACCAGCAGCCTGTACGCCGCCGAACTCAAGGACATCTGGAACCAGTACTACTACGACCTGGATTACACCTATGCGTTGAACGACCTGGTCAGCCTTAATCCGGGCGTGCACTTCTATCACACGCAGGACACCGGCGATGCGCTGCTCGGCCACATCGACAACAACACCTACAGCCTGCATTTCACCGTCGGCGTCGGCAATCACAGCGTCACTGCCGCCTACCAGCGGGTCAACGGCAACACGCCGTTCGACTACATCAGCCAGGGCGACAGCATTTTCCTCGACAACTCCCAGCAATATTCGGACTTCAACGGCCCGAATGAACGTTCCTGGAAGTTCAAGTACGCCTATGACTTTACCGGACTCGGCCTGCCGGGCCTGACCTCAGTGCTGTCTTACTCCCGCGGTGAACTGGACTTGACCAAAGTCGATCCGGACAGCCCCGGTTATGCCGCGTGGTACAGCGCTGACGGAAAAAACGCCAGGCACTGGGAGCGCGACATTGACCTCAAGTACGTGATCCAGAGCGGCCAGGCCAAGAACCTCGCGCTGCGCCTGCAATGGGCGACCAACCGTGGCGGCAACGGCTATGGCGCACTGGACCAGGACACCGATGAGTACCGGGTGATCGTCGACTACCCGATCAACGTGTTCTGA
- a CDS encoding heavy metal response regulator transcription factor, producing MRVLIIEDEEKTADYLHRGLTEQGYTVDLARDGVEGLHMALESDYAVIVLDVMLPGLDGFGVLRALRARKQTPVIMLTARERVEDRIRGLRDGADDYLGKPFSFLELVARLQALTRRSGGHEPVQVSIADLWIDLISRKATRAGTRLDLTAKEFSLLSVLARRQGEILSKTAIAEMVWDINFDSDANVVEVAIKRLRAKLDGPFDEKLLHTIRGMGYVLESRGVQ from the coding sequence ATGCGCGTTCTGATTATCGAAGACGAGGAAAAAACCGCGGATTATCTGCACCGCGGCCTGACGGAACAGGGTTACACCGTGGACCTGGCCCGCGACGGCGTGGAAGGCCTGCACATGGCGCTGGAAAGCGACTACGCGGTGATCGTCCTCGATGTCATGCTGCCGGGCCTCGACGGCTTCGGCGTGCTGCGTGCCCTGCGTGCGCGCAAGCAAACTCCGGTCATCATGCTCACGGCCCGCGAACGGGTAGAAGACCGTATCCGGGGCCTGCGCGACGGCGCCGACGATTACCTCGGCAAACCGTTTTCCTTCCTCGAACTGGTGGCGCGCCTGCAAGCGCTGACCCGGCGCAGCGGCGGCCATGAACCGGTGCAAGTGAGCATCGCCGACCTGTGGATAGATTTGATCAGCCGCAAAGCCACGCGCGCCGGCACGCGCCTGGACCTGACCGCCAAGGAGTTCTCGCTGCTCAGTGTGCTGGCCCGTCGGCAGGGCGAAATCCTCTCTAAAACGGCGATTGCCGAAATGGTCTGGGACATCAATTTCGACAGCGACGCCAACGTCGTCGAAGTCGCGATAAAACGCCTGCGGGCCAAACTCGACGGGCCGTTCGACGAGAAACTGCTGCACACCATCCGTGGCATGGGTTATGTGCTGGAGAGCCGTGGTGTCCAGTAA
- a CDS encoding heavy metal sensor histidine kinase, translated as MSSNSIALRLSGMFTLVALLVFLLIGWALYQQVDKGLGLLPEAELDARYSVLESTVGRYGTPEHWVKINNKLKLLGEEDKRISFWIISGDPHYEYGNLTPQVRAFAEGPLGMRDLQLPDQPYPMKVLVSQFPAKDQRPSLRFMIGIDTETFFQTQHQLLIALVSLAIVGVLLASALGYWVARIGLKPLIKLSQEAQRLAPPLRSGRLRMSSLPPELNQFVNSFNSTLERVEQAYSRLESFNADVAHELRSPLTNLIGQTQVALTRGRSAEHYFEVLQSNLEELERLRSIINDMLFLASADQGSKATKLTSTSLADEVATTLEYLDFILEDAQVQVQVSGDAQVRIEIAHLRRALINLLSNAVQHTEPGNVIQVRIDVEEHQVSIGVANPGSPIASEHLSRLFERFYRVDASRSNSGNNHGLGLAIVKAIALMHGGDVFVRSDRGMNTFGIHLPV; from the coding sequence GTGTCCAGTAACAGCATAGCCCTGCGCCTCAGTGGAATGTTCACGCTGGTGGCGCTGCTGGTGTTCCTGTTGATCGGTTGGGCGCTTTATCAACAGGTCGACAAAGGCCTGGGCCTGTTGCCCGAAGCAGAGCTGGACGCTCGCTACAGCGTGCTCGAATCCACGGTTGGCCGCTATGGCACCCCCGAGCATTGGGTGAAGATCAACAACAAACTCAAGCTGCTCGGCGAAGAAGACAAGCGCATCAGTTTCTGGATCATCAGCGGCGATCCGCACTACGAATACGGCAACCTGACACCGCAGGTCCGCGCCTTCGCCGAAGGGCCGCTGGGCATGCGTGACTTGCAGTTGCCGGATCAGCCCTACCCGATGAAAGTGCTGGTCAGCCAGTTCCCGGCCAAGGATCAACGACCGTCGCTGCGCTTCATGATCGGCATCGACACCGAGACGTTTTTCCAGACCCAGCATCAGTTGCTGATTGCCTTGGTCAGCCTGGCGATTGTCGGCGTACTGCTGGCCTCGGCGCTGGGTTACTGGGTGGCGCGGATCGGCCTCAAGCCACTGATCAAACTCTCTCAGGAAGCCCAACGTCTGGCCCCACCCTTGCGTTCCGGACGCTTGCGCATGTCGTCGCTGCCGCCGGAATTGAATCAGTTCGTCAACTCGTTCAACTCCACGCTGGAGCGGGTCGAACAGGCTTACTCGCGACTGGAATCGTTCAACGCCGACGTGGCCCATGAACTGCGCTCACCGCTGACCAACCTGATCGGCCAGACCCAGGTCGCGCTGACCCGTGGGCGTTCGGCCGAGCATTATTTCGAGGTGCTGCAATCGAACCTCGAAGAGCTTGAACGCCTGCGTTCGATCATCAATGACATGCTGTTCCTCGCCAGTGCCGATCAGGGCAGCAAGGCGACCAAACTGACCTCCACTTCGCTGGCAGACGAAGTGGCGACGACCCTGGAATACCTGGATTTCATCCTCGAAGATGCTCAAGTTCAGGTGCAGGTCAGCGGCGATGCGCAGGTGCGAATCGAGATCGCACACCTGCGCCGGGCATTGATCAATCTGCTAAGCAACGCGGTGCAACACACCGAGCCGGGGAACGTGATTCAGGTGCGGATCGACGTCGAAGAGCATCAGGTCAGCATCGGCGTGGCCAACCCGGGTTCGCCGATTGCCAGCGAACATCTGTCGCGTTTGTTCGAGCGCTTCTACCGCGTCGATGCCTCGCGCAGCAACAGCGGCAACAACCACGGGTTGGGGCTGGCAATCGTCAAGGCGATTGCGCTGATGCATGGTGGGGACGTGTTTGTGCGCAGTGATCGGGGGATGAATACTTTCGGGATTCACCTCCCCGTATAA
- a CDS encoding D-alanine--D-alanine ligase: protein MTAAYANLVSTVAPKDFGLVAVLFGGKSAEREVSLKSGNAVLDALQSAGVDAFGLDVGDDLLQRLLNEKIDRAFIILHGRGGEDGSMQGLLECLGIPYTGSGILASALAMDKLRTKQVWHSLGIPTPRHAVLSCEADCISAAAELGFPLIVKPAHEGSSIGMAKVTSASELIDAWKAASTYDSQVLVEQWIQGPEFTIATLRDQVLPPIALGTTHSFYDYDAKYVANDTQYRIPCGLDSTKEKELMDLTAKACEALGIAGWGRADVMQDADGQFWFLEVNTAPGMTDHSLVPMAARAAGLDFQQLVLAILAASIEARG from the coding sequence ATGACTGCTGCGTACGCCAACCTCGTCTCCACTGTCGCGCCGAAAGACTTCGGCCTTGTCGCCGTGCTGTTCGGTGGCAAAAGTGCCGAGCGCGAAGTGTCTTTGAAATCGGGCAACGCCGTTCTCGATGCGCTGCAAAGCGCGGGTGTGGACGCGTTCGGTCTCGACGTCGGCGATGACCTGCTGCAGCGTTTGCTGAACGAGAAAATCGACCGCGCCTTCATTATTCTTCACGGGCGCGGCGGTGAAGACGGCAGCATGCAGGGCCTGCTCGAATGCCTGGGCATTCCGTACACCGGCAGCGGCATCCTCGCTTCGGCGCTGGCCATGGACAAGCTGCGCACCAAGCAGGTCTGGCACAGCCTGGGCATTCCGACGCCACGTCATGCGGTACTGAGTTGCGAGGCCGATTGTATTTCTGCCGCCGCGGAACTGGGCTTCCCTTTGATCGTCAAACCGGCCCATGAAGGTTCAAGTATCGGTATGGCCAAAGTGACTTCCGCGTCCGAATTGATCGACGCCTGGAAAGCGGCCAGTACCTACGATTCGCAAGTGTTGGTCGAGCAATGGATTCAAGGTCCGGAGTTCACCATCGCCACCCTGCGTGACCAGGTGTTGCCACCGATTGCCCTGGGCACTACGCACAGTTTCTACGACTACGACGCCAAGTACGTGGCCAACGATACCCAGTACCGCATTCCGTGCGGGCTGGACAGCACCAAGGAAAAGGAACTCATGGACCTCACGGCGAAAGCCTGTGAAGCGCTGGGTATCGCGGGATGGGGCAGGGCAGACGTAATGCAGGACGCCGACGGGCAGTTCTGGTTCCTGGAAGTGAACACCGCACCGGGCATGACCGACCACAGTCTGGTTCCGATGGCGGCCCGTGCCGCCGGTCTGGATTTCCAGCAACTGGTTCTGGCGATCCTGGCCGCAAGCATTGAGGCAAGAGGTTAA
- the lpxC gene encoding UDP-3-O-acyl-N-acetylglucosamine deacetylase, whose amino-acid sequence MIKQRTLKNIIRATGVGLHSGEKVYLTLKPAPVDTGIVFVRADLDPVVQIPARAENVGETTMSTTLVNGDTKVDTVEHLLSAMAGLGIDNAYVELSASEVPIMDGSAGPFVFLIQSAGLEEQDAAKKFIRILREVTVEDGDKRATFVPFEGFKVSFEIDFDHPVFRDRTQSASVDFSSTSFVKEVSRARTFGFMSDIEYLRKHNLALGGSVENAIVVDADGVLNEDGLRYEDEFVKHKILDAIGDLYLLGNSLIGEFKGFKSGHALNNQLLRKLIEQTDAWEVVTFEDASTAPISYMRPVAAV is encoded by the coding sequence ATGATTAAACAACGCACACTGAAAAATATTATCCGTGCCACAGGTGTAGGTCTGCACTCCGGGGAGAAGGTCTACCTGACCCTCAAGCCTGCGCCTGTCGACACCGGCATCGTGTTTGTTCGTGCCGACCTGGACCCCGTGGTGCAGATCCCTGCCCGCGCGGAAAACGTTGGTGAAACCACAATGTCGACCACATTGGTCAACGGTGACACCAAAGTGGATACGGTGGAGCACTTGCTCTCGGCCATGGCTGGCCTGGGCATCGATAACGCCTACGTCGAGCTCTCCGCGTCCGAAGTCCCGATCATGGATGGTAGCGCTGGACCCTTCGTATTTCTGATTCAGTCGGCTGGCCTGGAAGAACAGGACGCCGCCAAGAAGTTCATCCGCATCCTGCGTGAAGTGACAGTGGAAGACGGCGACAAGCGCGCCACTTTCGTCCCTTTCGAAGGTTTCAAGGTGAGCTTCGAGATCGATTTCGATCACCCGGTTTTCCGTGACCGCACACAAAGTGCAAGCGTGGATTTTTCCAGCACTTCGTTCGTTAAAGAAGTCAGCCGCGCCCGTACCTTTGGTTTCATGAGTGACATCGAGTACCTGCGCAAGCACAACCTCGCACTCGGCGGTAGCGTTGAAAACGCTATTGTGGTCGACGCGGATGGTGTACTGAACGAAGACGGCCTTCGCTACGAAGACGAATTCGTGAAGCACAAGATCCTCGATGCAATTGGTGACCTCTACCTGCTGGGCAATAGCCTGATTGGTGAGTTCAAGGGCTTCAAGTCCGGACATGCATTGAACAACCAGCTGCTGCGCAAGTTGATTGAGCAGACAGATGCTTGGGAAGTCGTGACTTTCGAAGACGCCAGCACTGCACCGATCTCTTACATGCGTCCTGTTGCGGCCGTGTAA
- the ftsZ gene encoding cell division protein FtsZ, with protein sequence MFELVDNIPASPVIKVIGVGGGGGNAVNHMVKSNIEGVEFICANTDAQALKSIGARTILQLGTGVTKGLGAGANPEVGRQAALEDRERIAEVLQGTNMVFITTGMGGGTGTGAAPIIAEVAKEMGILTVAVVTRPFPFEGRKRMQIADEGIRLLSESVDSLITIPNEKLLTILGKDASLLSAFAKADDVLAGAVRGISDIIKRPGMINVDFADVRTVMSEMGMAMMGTGCASGPNRAREATEAAIRNPLLEDVNLQGARGILVNITAGPDLSLGEYSDVGSIIEAFASEHAMVKVGTVIDPDMRDELHVTVVATGLGAKIEKPVKVIDNTVHTSMASQPQQQAPVRQEAPAVNYRDLDRPTVMRNQAQAGAATAAKMNPQDDLDYLDIPAFLRRQAD encoded by the coding sequence ATGTTCGAACTCGTAGACAACATCCCCGCAAGCCCGGTAATCAAAGTTATCGGTGTTGGCGGTGGCGGTGGCAACGCCGTGAATCACATGGTCAAGAGCAACATTGAAGGCGTTGAATTCATCTGCGCCAACACTGATGCCCAGGCGCTCAAGAGCATTGGCGCGCGGACCATCCTCCAACTCGGTACCGGCGTGACCAAAGGTCTGGGCGCTGGCGCCAACCCTGAAGTAGGTCGTCAGGCCGCTCTCGAAGATCGTGAGCGCATTGCCGAAGTCCTGCAGGGCACCAACATGGTGTTCATCACCACTGGCATGGGCGGTGGTACCGGTACCGGTGCTGCGCCGATCATTGCTGAAGTGGCCAAGGAAATGGGGATCCTCACCGTTGCGGTGGTGACTCGTCCGTTCCCGTTCGAAGGTCGCAAGCGCATGCAGATCGCCGATGAAGGCATCCGTCTGCTGTCCGAAAGCGTCGACTCGTTGATCACCATTCCCAACGAGAAGCTGCTGACCATCCTCGGTAAAGACGCCAGCCTGCTGTCGGCTTTCGCCAAGGCTGACGATGTACTGGCCGGTGCCGTTCGCGGTATCTCCGACATCATCAAGCGTCCTGGCATGATCAACGTCGACTTTGCCGACGTGCGTACCGTGATGAGCGAAATGGGCATGGCGATGATGGGCACTGGCTGCGCCAGCGGTCCGAACCGTGCGCGTGAAGCCACTGAAGCGGCCATCCGCAACCCGCTGCTCGAAGACGTGAACCTGCAAGGTGCACGCGGCATCCTGGTGAACATCACCGCCGGTCCTGACCTGTCCCTGGGTGAGTACTCCGACGTGGGTAGCATCATCGAAGCCTTCGCTTCCGAGCACGCCATGGTCAAGGTCGGCACCGTTATCGACCCGGACATGCGCGACGAGCTGCACGTGACTGTCGTTGCGACCGGTTTGGGCGCTAAAATCGAGAAGCCTGTGAAGGTCATCGACAATACCGTTCACACATCGATGGCTTCGCAGCCGCAACAACAAGCCCCTGTTCGTCAGGAAGCTCCAGCGGTGAACTACCGTGACCTGGACCGTCCGACCGTCATGCGCAACCAGGCTCAGGCCGGTGCTGCGACTGCCGCGAAGATGAATCCGCAAGATGATCTGGACTACCTGGACATCCCGGCATTCCTGCGTCGTCAGGCCGATTGA
- a CDS encoding cell division protein FtsQ/DivIB, translated as MQGAQLRHQPPAPGRKPVPRGASRMVAKEPMSARLPKANFGFLKALFWPVLLVALGFGTYEGAQRLLPYADRPITKINVQGDLSYISQQAVQQRIAPYVASSFFTIDLASMRTELETMPWIAHAEVRRVWPDQVVIRLEEQLPVARWGDESLLNNQGQAFTPRELANYEHLPQLFGPQRAQQQVMQQYQVLSQMLRPLGFSIARLELRERGSWFLTTGPGSAGPGIELLLGRGNLVEKMRRFIAIYDKTLKEQITNIARIDLRYANGLAVGWREPVAPTAAQPAVAKN; from the coding sequence ATGCAAGGCGCTCAGCTTCGTCATCAGCCACCCGCACCCGGCCGCAAGCCGGTGCCGCGGGGTGCCAGCCGAATGGTGGCCAAAGAGCCGATGTCTGCGCGCCTGCCGAAAGCCAATTTTGGTTTTCTCAAAGCCTTGTTCTGGCCAGTGCTGCTGGTTGCGCTGGGGTTCGGTACTTATGAAGGCGCGCAGCGTTTGCTGCCATACGCCGACCGGCCGATCACCAAGATCAACGTGCAGGGCGACTTGAGTTACATCAGCCAGCAAGCGGTACAGCAGCGGATCGCCCCGTACGTGGCGTCGAGCTTCTTCACCATCGACCTGGCGAGCATGCGCACCGAGCTGGAAACGATGCCATGGATTGCCCACGCCGAAGTGCGTCGGGTGTGGCCGGATCAAGTGGTAATCCGCCTGGAAGAACAACTGCCGGTGGCCCGATGGGGCGATGAGTCGCTGTTGAATAACCAGGGTCAGGCGTTCACCCCGCGCGAGCTGGCGAACTACGAACACTTGCCTCAGCTGTTCGGCCCACAACGGGCTCAACAGCAAGTCATGCAGCAATACCAGGTGCTGAGCCAGATGCTCAGGCCGCTGGGCTTCTCGATTGCGCGCCTGGAGTTGCGTGAACGCGGTAGCTGGTTCCTGACCACCGGCCCCGGCAGTGCGGGCCCCGGGATCGAACTGTTGCTGGGACGCGGCAACCTGGTGGAAAAGATGCGCCGCTTCATTGCCATCTATGACAAGACGCTCAAAGAACAGATTACGAACATTGCGCGCATCGATCTGCGCTACGCCAACGGCCTTGCTGTTGGCTGGCGGGAACCTGTAGCGCCCACGGCAGCCCAACCCGCTGTCGCGAAGAATTAA